In Roseomonas fluvialis, one genomic interval encodes:
- a CDS encoding argonaute/piwi family protein has product MHLGEPLLEFRYGQKLAYPRDGLFLYGPVGDVGQLKAVRFGVIGTAEGVRRFNAWSKRLRGFIDVPPPGRRSRAIEPQHVPFPGFAEAFHAEWPDTPAAVVADLDAVVIDKALHLANRHEAVRKTVDLFVSRLVNENNRLEHPPAVWFVVIPEAVYELGRPKSSVRKGERIAGDVTISQSRARQLQVQPTLFGEDEREAEVYLYATHFRRQLKARLLKERIVTQIVRETTLAPEEFRRDNGMPTRRVEDAATIAWKLGTGAYYKAGGKPWQLADVRPGVCYVGLVYKRSELTSDKRHACCAAQMFLADGEGVVFRGALGPWFQTDTKQFHLDEAAAKSLIEMVVGEYTRLHDGPPRELFIHAKSAFTDPEWKGFLASCGTSTNLVGVQIAEARDDLKLFRPGNYPVVRGTALQVGERQAFLWTSGYAPRLDTYMGPETPNPISVKVLRGDCPLNTVLQDVLGLTKINFNSCLHNDRLPVTIRFANAVGDVLISAPMDGEPKLPFKFYI; this is encoded by the coding sequence ATGCATCTCGGCGAGCCGCTGCTTGAGTTTCGCTATGGACAAAAGCTCGCGTATCCGCGCGACGGCCTCTTTCTCTATGGCCCGGTGGGCGATGTCGGGCAGCTGAAAGCCGTTCGCTTCGGCGTGATCGGGACAGCGGAGGGCGTTCGTCGCTTCAACGCGTGGTCGAAGCGCCTGCGAGGCTTTATCGACGTGCCGCCGCCGGGCCGGAGGTCGAGAGCGATCGAACCCCAACATGTGCCCTTCCCGGGCTTCGCGGAGGCCTTTCACGCCGAGTGGCCGGACACGCCGGCGGCCGTCGTGGCTGATCTCGATGCCGTAGTGATCGACAAGGCGCTGCATCTAGCCAATAGGCATGAGGCCGTTCGCAAGACCGTTGATCTCTTCGTCAGCCGGCTGGTTAACGAGAACAACCGGCTCGAACACCCGCCTGCGGTGTGGTTCGTGGTCATCCCCGAGGCCGTGTACGAACTCGGCCGACCCAAGTCGTCTGTGCGCAAGGGCGAGCGCATCGCCGGCGACGTCACGATCAGCCAGAGCCGGGCACGCCAGCTGCAAGTGCAGCCGACCTTGTTCGGAGAGGACGAACGCGAGGCCGAAGTCTACCTCTACGCGACGCATTTTCGTCGTCAGCTCAAGGCGCGGCTGCTGAAGGAGAGGATCGTCACGCAGATCGTGCGGGAGACGACCTTAGCGCCGGAGGAATTCCGGCGGGACAACGGCATGCCGACTCGGCGCGTCGAGGACGCCGCGACCATAGCCTGGAAGCTGGGTACGGGCGCCTATTACAAGGCGGGTGGCAAGCCGTGGCAGCTCGCGGACGTTCGGCCGGGTGTCTGCTATGTCGGTCTGGTCTACAAGCGCAGTGAGCTGACCAGCGACAAGCGCCACGCCTGCTGCGCGGCCCAGATGTTCCTCGCCGATGGCGAGGGCGTTGTGTTTCGTGGCGCGCTAGGTCCGTGGTTTCAGACCGATACCAAGCAGTTTCACCTGGACGAAGCCGCCGCCAAGTCTCTCATCGAGATGGTGGTCGGGGAGTACACGCGCCTTCATGACGGGCCGCCGCGCGAGCTTTTCATTCACGCGAAGTCCGCCTTCACGGACCCGGAGTGGAAAGGCTTCCTGGCGAGCTGTGGGACGTCGACCAATCTGGTCGGGGTCCAGATCGCCGAGGCTCGTGACGACCTCAAGCTCTTTCGGCCGGGCAATTACCCGGTCGTCAGGGGGACAGCGCTGCAAGTGGGCGAGCGGCAGGCGTTCCTGTGGACCTCGGGATACGCGCCGCGGCTCGACACCTACATGGGACCGGAAACCCCCAATCCGATTTCGGTGAAGGTGCTTCGCGGCGACTGCCCATTGAATACGGTCCTCCAGGACGTGCTGGGTCTGACCAAGATCAATTTCAATTCGTGTCTGCACAACGACCGTCTGCCGGTCACGATCCGCTTTGCGAACGCCGTGGGCGACGTACTGATATCCGCGCCGATGGACGGCGAACCAAAGCTGCCCTTCAAGTTCTATATTTGA
- a CDS encoding toll/interleukin-1 receptor domain-containing protein — protein MKGSPPQAARAPGSVTEAADRPALFISHAAPEDNAFTLWLGAKLSAMGYEVWADVLRLRGGDDWQRKLEHALRHRARKMLLVANPRAVDKQGVRNEIQIASDVARNIGDKEFVIPLRLTPFEAPFLIAHAQYIDFQRGWALGLAELLETLDQTYQVPRSATDNSAIWREIQLLHSRAVAATPERLVSNWVAIERLPSRIRYFDFRAGSESLAQARMKDAPWPLVPFRRGFLTFARFHDLQDHFGAHLPLKLEAELCTEGFVESGWTKFDIARWDARNKFSDLARQALEGLFRSKGLKSYRMSGWQQAWWPPVDLAPTTKVAFRWGDIAGLRQIQGVSAKRQMNWHFGVSVAARTAPFRHVRILSRLIFTQDGQKPFDDPAKMHRLRRSFAKTWRNRRWRDMLLAFLHWLADGGDVLSAAVNGDEALVLKLPPVSWMAPVSIPTEADPVEDDDDDPSDDDDIDEYEAEEGFDGPQATGEEEP, from the coding sequence ATGAAGGGTTCACCGCCGCAGGCCGCGCGTGCTCCCGGGTCAGTCACTGAGGCGGCCGATCGGCCCGCACTGTTCATCAGCCACGCCGCGCCGGAGGACAACGCCTTTACTTTATGGCTCGGCGCAAAGCTGTCGGCCATGGGGTATGAGGTCTGGGCTGACGTGCTGCGGCTGCGCGGCGGTGACGACTGGCAGCGAAAACTGGAGCACGCGCTCCGGCACCGGGCGCGCAAGATGCTTCTGGTCGCCAATCCGCGCGCCGTCGACAAGCAGGGCGTACGCAACGAGATCCAGATCGCGTCGGACGTCGCGCGCAACATCGGTGACAAGGAATTCGTGATCCCTCTCAGGCTCACGCCCTTCGAGGCGCCGTTCCTGATCGCGCATGCGCAATACATCGACTTTCAGCGCGGCTGGGCCCTCGGTCTGGCCGAGCTTCTCGAAACGCTTGATCAAACCTATCAGGTCCCCCGCAGCGCCACGGACAACAGCGCCATATGGCGCGAGATTCAGCTTCTTCACAGCCGAGCGGTCGCCGCCACGCCCGAGCGGCTCGTCTCGAATTGGGTGGCGATCGAGCGGCTGCCGTCCAGGATTCGGTATTTCGATTTCAGGGCCGGCTCCGAAAGCCTGGCGCAAGCGCGCATGAAGGACGCGCCTTGGCCGCTCGTCCCATTCCGACGCGGCTTCCTGACATTCGCCCGCTTCCACGATCTGCAGGACCACTTTGGCGCGCATCTTCCGCTCAAGCTTGAGGCCGAGCTATGTACCGAGGGGTTCGTCGAGAGTGGCTGGACGAAGTTCGACATCGCCCGTTGGGATGCCCGAAACAAGTTTTCCGACCTCGCGCGGCAAGCCCTGGAGGGACTGTTTCGAAGCAAGGGGTTGAAGAGCTACCGAATGTCGGGATGGCAGCAGGCTTGGTGGCCGCCCGTCGACCTTGCCCCGACGACAAAAGTGGCATTCCGCTGGGGTGATATCGCCGGCCTTCGCCAGATTCAGGGCGTCTCCGCGAAGCGCCAGATGAACTGGCACTTCGGCGTCAGCGTGGCGGCACGCACCGCGCCGTTTCGGCATGTCCGCATTCTAAGCCGCCTGATTTTCACGCAGGACGGCCAGAAGCCGTTCGATGATCCTGCGAAGATGCACCGGCTACGCCGATCCTTCGCCAAGACATGGCGAAACCGGCGCTGGCGGGACATGCTGCTGGCCTTTCTTCACTGGCTTGCGGACGGCGGCGATGTGCTGAGCGCGGCGGTCAACGGCGATGAAGCTCTTGTGCTCAAGCTCCCTCCGGTCTCGTGGATGGCGCCCGTCAGCATCCCGACCGAAGCAGATCCCGTTGAGGACGACGATGATGACCCGAGCGACGATGACGACATCGACGAATACGAAGCGGAAGAGGGCTTCGACGGCCCGCAAGCGACCGGTGAGGAAGAGCCCTAA
- a CDS encoding Fic family protein yields MVEARTASRLGRYVETPVAGEIVRAFVPPALPPQPQIDVLGLLDRLTLAERALGRLDGITMLLPRQELFLYMYVRKEAVLSSQIEGTQSTLSDLLRFETEAQAGQPVDDIREVSNYVDAMMFGLERLETLPLSLRLIREMHARLLQSGRGETKDPGEFRRSQNWIGGTRPGNALFVPPPTTELGACLDALERFMHEEEAKLPALIKAGLLHVQFETIHPFLDGNGRIGRLLVTLYLCLNGVLRKPLLYLSLYLKTHRADYYRLLQEVREHGAWEAWLEFFLIGVADTANRAFDAATRIVDLFKADRERITAESERPGSALRVHHLLQQNPYLTANHLVAHTGLSAPTVNAALADLERLGVVEEVTGRKRGRVFGYRRYLAILAEGTEPLPAGNP; encoded by the coding sequence ATGGTCGAGGCTCGTACCGCTTCACGCTTAGGCCGCTACGTCGAAACGCCGGTTGCAGGCGAGATCGTGCGCGCCTTCGTCCCCCCGGCGCTGCCGCCGCAGCCGCAGATCGACGTGCTCGGCCTTCTTGATCGACTGACGCTCGCCGAACGGGCCTTGGGTCGCCTCGACGGCATCACTATGCTGCTGCCCCGCCAAGAGCTGTTCCTCTACATGTATGTGAGGAAGGAGGCGGTGCTGTCCTCCCAGATCGAGGGCACCCAGTCCACCTTGTCGGATCTGCTGCGTTTCGAAACCGAGGCCCAGGCCGGCCAGCCCGTCGACGACATCCGAGAAGTCTCCAACTACGTCGATGCGATGATGTTCGGGCTGGAGCGGCTCGAAACCCTGCCGCTCTCGCTTCGCCTCATCCGCGAAATGCACGCTCGTCTCCTGCAAAGCGGACGCGGTGAGACAAAGGACCCGGGCGAGTTCCGGCGTTCGCAAAACTGGATCGGCGGGACACGGCCCGGCAATGCGCTGTTCGTGCCTCCTCCAACGACCGAGCTGGGCGCCTGCCTCGATGCGCTTGAGCGTTTCATGCACGAGGAGGAGGCCAAGCTTCCCGCGTTGATCAAGGCGGGGCTGCTCCACGTCCAATTCGAAACCATCCATCCGTTCCTGGACGGCAATGGCCGCATCGGCCGCCTTCTCGTCACGCTCTACCTCTGCCTCAACGGCGTGCTGCGCAAGCCGCTGCTCTACCTCAGCCTCTATCTCAAGACGCATCGCGCCGACTATTACCGGCTGCTCCAGGAAGTGCGCGAGCATGGCGCCTGGGAGGCCTGGCTCGAATTCTTCCTGATCGGGGTCGCCGACACCGCCAATCGGGCGTTCGACGCGGCGACGCGGATCGTCGACCTGTTCAAGGCCGACCGCGAACGCATCACTGCTGAGAGCGAACGGCCCGGTTCGGCGCTCCGCGTCCACCACCTCCTCCAGCAAAATCCCTATCTCACCGCCAACCACCTGGTCGCCCACACGGGCCTTTCCGCGCCGACCGTGAACGCAGCGCTCGCCGATCTCGAGCGGCTTGGCGTGGTCGAGGAAGTCACCGGGCGGAAGCGCGGCCGCGTCTTCGGCTATCGCCGCTACCTCGCCATCCTCGCCGAAGGCACCGAGCCACTGCCGGCGGGAAACCCCTGA
- a CDS encoding ATP-dependent nuclease yields MRLETVTLSNFRCFGPAPITMSVASEITAIVGPNAAGKTALLHALSKLFGVSRAQRTMQRSDFHVGADDDPDDRAPKDLFIDVLIGLPELADDTATAETVAPSFRHMQLERAGKSPVCRLRLEARWEDDGTVEGEVSQELFWVDTLDNTPAADKRQPVSAADRGLIQLYYTPASRDAAAQVRATAGALAARLLRAIEWSSETEEAVQEAGESLSAAFEGETAITAISKALETRWSGLHDEVVDTKPRLSLVSRRFEEIVSKIAVIFEQGPDGRERGLDALSDGQQSLFYFALAAAVFDLEREVVAGDVEGFLDDQLRIPALTLFALEEPENHLSPYFLARIIQQVRSLTESGNAQALVTSHSPAVLSRINPREVRYCRCDPQTRISTIKTIKMPPALDEEAKFVRGAVLAYPELYFARFVLLVEGDSERIVLPRLAEALGLLIDPAFVAIVPLGGRHVQHFWRLLNHLGIPHATLLDLDLGREGGGFGRVKTAIQKLIDVGVPKAKLLALSNGSQLSDGDLAKMHEWQGADGLDNLKGWIDSLKPHGVFFSAPLDLDLAMLNAFPEAYAATIPKGGGPKMAVDKAAEAVLGTAGPGLALYAGAFEAYPNLLPAYRYHFLTHSKPATHLAALTHIKATALRDGMPPILAELLKHIVGNLRRD; encoded by the coding sequence GTGCGTCTCGAGACCGTCACCCTCTCCAACTTCCGCTGCTTCGGGCCTGCCCCGATCACAATGTCCGTCGCCAGCGAGATCACGGCAATCGTCGGGCCGAACGCGGCGGGGAAGACGGCGCTCCTTCATGCCCTGTCGAAACTCTTCGGGGTCTCTCGGGCGCAGCGAACCATGCAGCGATCGGACTTTCACGTCGGCGCCGACGACGATCCCGACGACCGGGCGCCGAAGGACCTCTTCATCGACGTCCTGATCGGCTTACCCGAGCTTGCTGATGATACCGCGACCGCCGAAACGGTCGCCCCCTCCTTCCGCCACATGCAGCTGGAACGGGCCGGCAAGTCGCCGGTCTGCCGGCTCCGCCTCGAAGCGCGATGGGAGGATGACGGCACCGTCGAGGGCGAGGTCTCGCAAGAGCTCTTCTGGGTCGACACGCTGGACAACACGCCGGCGGCCGACAAACGCCAACCGGTTTCCGCCGCCGATCGCGGTCTCATTCAGCTCTATTACACGCCGGCGAGCCGTGACGCGGCCGCGCAGGTGCGGGCCACGGCCGGCGCGCTCGCGGCGCGGCTGCTTCGCGCGATCGAATGGTCAAGCGAGACCGAAGAGGCCGTCCAGGAAGCCGGCGAGAGCCTTTCCGCCGCCTTCGAGGGTGAAACGGCGATCACCGCCATCAGCAAGGCGCTGGAGACACGCTGGTCCGGGCTGCACGACGAGGTGGTCGACACCAAGCCGAGGCTCAGCTTGGTCAGCCGCCGCTTCGAGGAGATCGTCAGCAAAATCGCCGTGATCTTCGAACAGGGACCCGACGGCCGTGAACGGGGGCTCGACGCCTTGAGCGATGGCCAACAATCCCTGTTCTATTTCGCGCTCGCCGCCGCGGTGTTCGATCTGGAGCGCGAGGTTGTCGCCGGCGACGTCGAGGGCTTCCTCGACGATCAGCTTCGTATTCCCGCGCTTACCCTCTTCGCCCTCGAAGAACCGGAAAACCACCTTTCACCCTACTTCCTGGCGCGCATCATCCAGCAGGTCCGGTCGCTGACCGAAAGCGGCAACGCGCAGGCGCTAGTGACCAGCCATTCGCCGGCCGTGCTGAGCCGCATCAATCCGCGCGAAGTCCGCTATTGCCGCTGCGATCCGCAGACGCGCATCTCCACGATCAAGACGATCAAGATGCCGCCCGCCCTCGACGAAGAGGCCAAGTTCGTTCGCGGCGCGGTTCTCGCCTATCCCGAGCTCTATTTCGCGCGCTTCGTTCTGCTGGTCGAAGGCGATTCCGAGCGCATCGTCCTGCCGCGCCTCGCCGAGGCGCTCGGCCTTCTGATCGATCCGGCATTCGTTGCGATCGTTCCGCTCGGCGGCCGCCACGTTCAGCACTTCTGGCGACTGCTCAATCATCTGGGCATTCCCCATGCAACGCTTCTCGACCTTGACCTCGGCCGTGAGGGAGGCGGGTTCGGCCGCGTCAAGACGGCGATCCAAAAGCTGATCGATGTCGGCGTGCCGAAAGCCAAACTGCTCGCGCTGAGCAACGGATCACAACTTTCCGATGGCGATCTCGCGAAGATGCATGAGTGGCAGGGAGCCGACGGGCTCGACAACCTCAAAGGCTGGATCGACTCGCTGAAGCCGCATGGCGTCTTTTTCTCAGCGCCGCTCGACCTCGACCTGGCCATGCTGAACGCATTCCCCGAGGCCTATGCCGCGACGATTCCCAAAGGCGGCGGGCCCAAGATGGCCGTCGACAAAGCTGCCGAGGCGGTGCTCGGCACAGCCGGGCCGGGCCTGGCCCTCTATGCCGGCGCGTTCGAGGCCTATCCGAACCTGCTGCCCGCCTATCGCTACCACTTCCTCACGCACAGCAAACCGGCGACGCATCTGGCGGCCCTGACTCATATCAAGGCCACAGCGCTGCGTGACGGCATGCCTCCGATCCTGGCGGAGCTCCTGAAGCACATCGTCGGCAATCTGCGGCGCGACTGA
- a CDS encoding UvrD-helicase domain-containing protein has translation MAVLARRVRPDDWTPIGVEALEANAMKVVRSTGNRSVIAGPGAGKTELLAQRAAYLLQTGGAPAPRRILAISFKRDAATNLAARVRQRCHRIHAGRLDSLTFDAFSKGLVDRFGQALPRRWRPRPDYEILFPTDAMYRSFLDELPTPPTAVGSRADIMAITVKRFERGHLLGSPLPEGGWPATNPEQWAADRFWQSSLHEGNATYLSFPMLGRLAELLLRINPMARRALQLTYSHLFMDEFQDTTQVQYDLVRTIFLGTDAVVTAVGDNKQQIMRWAMAMEDPFAAFDADFGAKRTPLYNNYRSSPALVRIQHVLAQALDAQAVEALSKTAGTVPGDSCAIWDFSTPQVEAERLATFVAAEMKAHNLAPRDFVLLVRQKAADYAGVLEPAFRRGGLPLRNEAASMGKVALQELLAEEASTLLVYVLRLAMTRRAGRYWTECQAALAALRGISTDDEEMQAKLAREIDAFALDLLRRFPKPVATAAEARVLVDSILDFVGRDRLIAVHPAYAQGDWFAKVTEATTLHLQASCDGQLAWTDALDAYEGLHAVPLMTIHKSKGLEYHSVIFVGLDDGAWWSFAGDQIEATAGFFVAFTRAKQRVVFTYCPRRGTRTRIATLYNLLNKAGVPTISIG, from the coding sequence GTGGCCGTTCTCGCCCGGCGCGTTCGTCCTGACGACTGGACCCCGATCGGGGTTGAGGCCCTCGAAGCGAATGCGATGAAGGTCGTGCGCTCGACCGGCAATCGTTCGGTGATCGCCGGCCCCGGCGCGGGAAAGACCGAGCTCCTCGCTCAACGCGCCGCCTACCTGCTTCAGACCGGCGGCGCGCCCGCGCCACGGCGCATCCTCGCCATCAGCTTCAAGCGCGATGCAGCGACCAACCTCGCCGCACGGGTGCGGCAGCGCTGCCATCGCATCCATGCGGGCCGGCTGGACTCCCTGACGTTCGACGCCTTTTCAAAGGGCCTCGTCGATCGCTTCGGACAAGCCTTACCGCGGCGTTGGCGACCGCGCCCGGACTACGAAATCCTCTTCCCGACCGATGCGATGTATCGCAGCTTTCTGGATGAGCTTCCGACGCCGCCAACCGCGGTCGGCAGCCGCGCGGACATCATGGCGATTACGGTGAAGCGGTTCGAGCGTGGCCATCTGCTCGGCTCACCGCTTCCAGAAGGCGGGTGGCCGGCGACCAATCCCGAACAATGGGCGGCGGACCGGTTCTGGCAGTCGTCGCTGCACGAAGGCAATGCAACCTACCTGTCCTTCCCGATGCTGGGCCGGCTTGCGGAACTGCTGCTTCGCATCAACCCGATGGCGCGCCGCGCGCTGCAACTGACCTATTCGCATCTGTTCATGGACGAGTTTCAGGACACGACCCAGGTTCAGTATGATCTCGTTCGGACCATCTTCCTCGGCACCGACGCCGTGGTCACTGCGGTCGGTGACAACAAGCAGCAGATCATGCGCTGGGCAATGGCGATGGAAGACCCCTTCGCCGCTTTCGATGCGGATTTCGGCGCCAAGCGCACGCCCCTCTATAACAATTATCGGTCGTCCCCGGCGTTGGTGCGCATCCAGCATGTCCTGGCCCAAGCGCTCGACGCGCAGGCGGTCGAGGCTTTGTCCAAAACGGCCGGCACCGTGCCTGGCGATAGCTGCGCGATCTGGGACTTCTCGACGCCCCAAGTGGAGGCCGAACGGCTTGCCACCTTCGTCGCCGCCGAGATGAAGGCTCACAACCTCGCGCCACGCGACTTCGTGCTACTGGTGCGTCAGAAGGCGGCTGACTATGCCGGTGTCCTGGAGCCGGCTTTCCGTAGAGGCGGACTTCCGCTTCGTAACGAAGCCGCGTCCATGGGCAAGGTCGCGCTGCAGGAACTGCTCGCCGAAGAAGCATCGACGCTGCTGGTCTACGTACTACGGCTGGCCATGACCAGGCGCGCAGGTCGGTATTGGACCGAATGTCAGGCGGCGCTCGCGGCGCTGCGCGGCATTTCGACCGATGACGAAGAGATGCAAGCCAAGCTGGCCCGCGAAATCGACGCCTTCGCTCTCGATCTTCTCCGCCGATTTCCCAAACCTGTCGCGACCGCCGCGGAAGCGCGCGTCTTGGTCGACTCGATACTGGACTTCGTTGGACGGGACCGCCTGATCGCGGTTCATCCCGCCTATGCGCAAGGCGACTGGTTCGCCAAGGTGACCGAGGCGACAACGCTTCATCTCCAGGCCTCCTGCGATGGGCAGTTGGCCTGGACAGATGCGCTCGACGCCTATGAGGGCCTGCACGCGGTTCCGCTCATGACCATCCACAAAAGCAAAGGTCTAGAGTATCACAGCGTCATCTTTGTTGGCCTCGACGACGGCGCATGGTGGAGCTTCGCCGGTGACCAGATCGAAGCGACGGCCGGCTTCTTCGTCGCGTTTACGCGGGCCAAGCAGAGGGTCGTGTTCACTTACTGCCCGCGACGCGGCACGCGGACCAGAATAGCTACCCTGTACAATCTCCTGAACAAGGCCGGGGTGCCGACTATTTCGATCGGCTGA
- a CDS encoding IS3 family transposase (programmed frameshift) — MPRFRVPYPPEFRRQMVELVRSGRTPEDLAREFEPTAQSIAHWVRQAERDAGQRRDGGTTSAEREELSKLRRENHRLRQERDILAKAGGLVREGQDPVGVFEFMIAHQAEFPIRVMARVLRVSVSGFYAWRSRPASAHARADAILLRRIRTIHVASHGTYGAPRVHAELQAEGTAIARKRVARLMRQDGLRGVSRRRFPTTTRREPTHRPANDLVGRVFTAPGPNLLWVADITYVPTAAGFLFLAVVLDAWSRRIVGWSMATDLRTRLVLDALDMAVATRKPADVVHHSDQGSQYTSVAFGMRCREAGVRPSTGSVGDAYDNAMAEAFFATLECELLDRRRFRSQAEARMAVFHFIEGFYNPTRRHSALGYLSPIEYEATKMLMND, encoded by the exons ATGCCCAGGTTCAGAGTGCCCTACCCGCCGGAGTTCCGGCGGCAAATGGTGGAGTTGGTCCGATCAGGTCGAACGCCCGAGGACCTCGCTCGCGAGTTCGAGCCGACGGCGCAGTCGATCGCGCACTGGGTCCGTCAGGCGGAGCGCGATGCCGGCCAGCGCCGCGACGGCGGTACGACCAGCGCCGAGCGAGAGGAACTGAGCAAGCTCCGCCGTGAGAACCATCGGCTGCGCCAGGAGCGCGACATCTTGGCAAAGGCGG GCGGCCTGGTTCGCGAAGGACAAGACCCCGTCGGGGTCTTCGAATTCATGATCGCGCACCAGGCCGAATTCCCCATCCGTGTCATGGCCCGTGTGCTGCGGGTTTCCGTTTCTGGGTTCTACGCCTGGCGCAGCCGGCCGGCCTCGGCCCATGCCCGGGCCGACGCCATCCTGCTGCGCCGGATCCGCACGATCCACGTGGCCTCACACGGCACCTACGGCGCCCCGCGGGTGCATGCCGAGTTGCAAGCCGAGGGCACCGCGATCGCCCGCAAGCGTGTGGCGCGGCTGATGCGCCAGGACGGGCTGCGCGGTGTGTCACGGCGACGTTTCCCGACCACGACGCGGCGCGAGCCGACACACAGGCCGGCCAACGATCTCGTCGGCCGGGTCTTCACCGCACCAGGGCCGAACCTGCTGTGGGTGGCCGACATCACCTACGTGCCGACCGCGGCAGGCTTCTTGTTCCTGGCCGTCGTGCTTGATGCCTGGTCGCGCCGCATCGTCGGCTGGTCGATGGCCACAGACCTGCGGACGCGCCTGGTGCTCGACGCACTCGACATGGCCGTCGCCACGAGGAAGCCAGCCGATGTCGTGCATCACAGCGACCAGGGCAGCCAATACACCTCTGTGGCCTTCGGGATGCGCTGCCGCGAAGCCGGCGTGCGTCCGTCCACAGGCTCGGTCGGCGACGCCTATGACAACGCCATGGCAGAGGCGTTCTTCGCCACCCTCGAGTGCGAACTACTCGACCGGCGTCGTTTCCGTTCCCAAGCCGAAGCCCGCATGGCCGTGTTCCACTTCATCGAGGGCTTCTACAACCCCACCAGGCGCCACTCAGCCCTGGGCTACCTCTCCCCCATCGAATACGAAGCGACGAAGATGCTCATGAACGACTGA
- the trbB gene encoding P-type conjugative transfer ATPase TrbB, with protein sequence MPLHPLKAETTARGARMLRTAFGPGIATWLEDPAVVEVMLNPDGRLWIDRLAEGLADTGRCLSFSDGERIIRLVAHHVGAEVHADRPCVSAELPETGERFEGLLPPVVAAPAFAIRKPAVAVFTLEDYVTAGIMTAAQAAALRTAVAERRNILVAGGTSTGKTTLTNALLAEVAREGGRVVLIEDTRELQCRAPNLVALRTKDGVASLSELVRRALRLRPDRIPIGEVRGAEALDLLKAWGTGHPGGIGTIHAGSAVGALRRLEQLIQEAVVTVPRALIAETIDVIAVLAGRGAERRLAELAQVRGLTAAGDYDLTPTGDIP encoded by the coding sequence ATGCCGCTGCATCCGCTCAAGGCCGAGACGACCGCGCGTGGCGCACGGATGCTGCGCACGGCCTTCGGTCCCGGCATCGCGACATGGCTCGAGGACCCCGCCGTCGTCGAGGTGATGCTGAACCCCGACGGCCGTCTCTGGATCGACCGCCTCGCTGAGGGCCTCGCCGATACCGGCCGCTGTCTCTCCTTCTCTGACGGAGAGCGCATCATCCGCCTCGTCGCGCACCATGTCGGCGCCGAGGTGCATGCCGACCGCCCCTGCGTCTCCGCGGAGCTCCCCGAGACGGGTGAGCGCTTCGAGGGCCTGCTGCCGCCCGTGGTCGCCGCCCCGGCCTTCGCGATCCGCAAGCCCGCCGTCGCGGTCTTCACCCTGGAGGACTATGTCACCGCCGGCATCATGACGGCCGCCCAGGCCGCCGCGCTGCGCACCGCCGTCGCAGAGCGCCGCAACATCCTCGTCGCCGGGGGCACCTCCACCGGCAAAACCACACTCACCAACGCCCTGCTCGCCGAAGTGGCGCGCGAGGGCGGGCGCGTTGTCCTCATCGAGGACACCCGCGAGCTCCAATGCCGAGCGCCGAATCTGGTCGCGCTGCGCACCAAGGATGGCGTCGCCTCGCTCTCCGAACTCGTCCGGCGCGCGCTCCGCCTGCGCCCCGACCGCATCCCCATCGGCGAGGTGCGCGGCGCCGAGGCGCTCGACCTCCTCAAGGCCTGGGGTACGGGCCATCCCGGCGGCATCGGCACCATCCATGCCGGCTCCGCCGTCGGCGCACTGCGCCGGCTCGAGCAATTGATCCAGGAAGCCGTCGTCACCGTCCCGCGAGCCCTGATCGCCGAGACGATCGATGTCATCGCCGTGCTCGCCGGCCGCGGCGCCGAGCGCCGCCTCGCCGAGCTCGCCCAGGTCCGCGGCCTGACCGCAGCCGGCGACTACGACCTCACCCCCACAGGAGACATCCCATGA
- a CDS encoding TrbC/VirB2 family protein gives MTPTLCTRLAGAAAFTLCLALAAPAHAAGSNMPWEQPLQQVLESIEGPVAKIIAVIIIIVTGLTLAFGDTSGGFRRLVQIVFGISIAFAASSFFLSFFQFGGGALI, from the coding sequence ATGACGCCCACGCTGTGCACGCGCCTCGCCGGCGCGGCCGCCTTCACGCTCTGCCTCGCGCTCGCCGCGCCCGCCCACGCCGCCGGCTCCAACATGCCCTGGGAGCAGCCGCTGCAGCAGGTGCTGGAGTCTATCGAGGGGCCGGTCGCCAAGATCATCGCGGTGATCATCATCATCGTCACCGGCCTGACGTTGGCCTTCGGGGACACTTCGGGCGGCTTCCGGCGGCTGGTGCAGATCGTCTTCGGGATCTCGATCGCCTTCGCGGCGTCGAGCTTCTTCCTGTCCTTCTTCCAGTTTGGCGGCGGGGCGCTGATCTGA
- a CDS encoding VirB3 family type IV secretion system protein, with protein sequence MAVPTDPVPGFSAPVHRALIEPILLAGAPRAVAIANGTLAAAIGLGLRLWVAGVLIWLVGHLAAVWAARRDAQFVEVARRHLRYPAWLRA encoded by the coding sequence ATGGCCGTGCCGACCGATCCCGTGCCGGGCTTCTCGGCGCCGGTGCACCGCGCGCTGATCGAGCCGATCCTGCTCGCCGGCGCCCCGCGTGCGGTCGCCATCGCCAACGGCACGCTCGCCGCGGCGATCGGGCTCGGGCTGCGGCTCTGGGTCGCGGGCGTGCTGATCTGGCTGGTCGGCCACCTCGCCGCCGTCTGGGCGGCGCGGCGGGATGCGCAGTTCGTCGAGGTGGCGCGCCGGCACCTGCGCTATCCCGCCTGGCTCCGCGCGTGA